A window from Ignavibacteriota bacterium encodes these proteins:
- the nth gene encoding endonuclease III, with amino-acid sequence MKKVEQNRIEKIFRILKEEYPNTKPQLEFSNPLELLIATILSAQCTDARVNIVTKDLFKKFNSAEDFAKANIGELEKYIFSTGFYKQKAKNIKNCCKILVDNFHTKVPNDFDELVKLPGVGRKTASVVAGHAFNIPAIAVDTHVNRITNLLEIVNSKNPEIIENKLKEILPKEDWVNSTHWFINHGRKVCIARRPKCEICMIENFCPSSKLKKEK; translated from the coding sequence ATGAAAAAAGTTGAGCAAAATAGAATTGAAAAAATATTTCGAATTTTAAAGGAAGAATATCCTAATACAAAACCGCAACTTGAGTTTTCAAATCCTCTCGAATTACTAATTGCAACAATTCTTAGCGCACAATGCACAGATGCAAGAGTGAATATTGTAACTAAAGATTTGTTTAAAAAGTTTAATTCTGCAGAAGATTTTGCAAAAGCAAATATTGGGGAATTGGAAAAGTATATTTTTTCAACCGGTTTTTATAAACAGAAGGCTAAAAATATTAAAAATTGCTGCAAAATTTTGGTTGATAATTTTCATACAAAAGTTCCAAATGATTTTGATGAATTAGTAAAACTACCGGGAGTGGGAAGAAAAACTGCATCGGTTGTTGCAGGACATGCTTTTAATATTCCCGCAATTGCTGTTGATACACATGTAAATAGAATAACAAATTTGCTTGAAATTGTAAATTCCAAAAATCCGGAAATTATTGAAAATAAACTGAAAGAGATTTTACCAAAAGAAGATTGGGTAAATTCGACACATTGGTTTATAAATCATGGAAGAAAAGTTTGTATTGCAAGAAGACCAAAATGTGAAATTTGCATGATTGAAAATTTTTGTCCAAGTTCAAAATTGAAAAAGGAAAAGTGA
- a CDS encoding HDIG domain-containing protein, which produces MERNREFCHNLLKEYTQNESLLKHAYSVEACVRSYAQKFNEDTEFWGNVALLHDFDYEKFPTMEEHPFQGEKILKEKGFSEVFTRAILSHADHANVKRESLLEKVLYACDELSGFITAVTLVRPNKKIDEVEVSSVKKKMKDKAFAKAVSRDDIKNGADDLGISLDEHIQFCISAMRGIKENLGL; this is translated from the coding sequence ATGGAAAGAAATCGTGAATTTTGTCATAATCTTTTAAAAGAATATACTCAAAATGAAAGTCTGCTAAAACATGCATATTCTGTTGAAGCTTGCGTAAGATCATATGCACAAAAGTTTAATGAGGATACTGAGTTTTGGGGGAATGTTGCATTGCTGCATGATTTTGATTATGAAAAATTTCCAACAATGGAAGAACATCCGTTTCAAGGTGAAAAAATTCTAAAGGAAAAAGGATTTTCAGAAGTTTTTACTCGGGCAATTTTATCTCATGCAGATCATGCAAATGTTAAAAGAGAAAGTTTGTTAGAAAAAGTTTTATATGCTTGCGATGAATTATCGGGATTTATAACTGCGGTAACTTTAGTGAGACCAAATAAAAAAATTGATGAAGTTGAAGTAAGTTCAGTTAAGAAAAAAATGAAAGACAAAGCTTTTGCAAAGGCAGTTAGCAGAGATGATATTAAAAATGGAGCAGATGATTTGGGAATTTCGTTAGATGAACATATTCAATTTTGTATAAGTGCAATGCGAGGAATTAAAGAAAATTTAGGTCTTTAA
- the porU gene encoding type IX secretion system sortase PorU, translating into MNKYFLIGFLFFYSFVSAQDDFKILSSSTNSLIIEYTPIYEDTSLSYFNSEMYRNSEIRNCFKKETIQGMPQVPIRVFNIGVPQEFGNNLRVLKSDYKILHGNLKPLPNIKKISGFPELSYIKSTDYINYKYPELVSFGEFGKIREAQVQDIIVNPVLFDPVNSEIKFYTKVIFQIDFANSSNQNRNKISEFAADLIINKEVAKHWGSEKKLSKVSAQNSVLAQGDWYKFEITEEGIYKIDKTYLTELGISVNSIDPRTIKIYNNGGYILPWSVSSSRPQDLVENAIYISGEEDGTFGDSDYILFYGRGVNFWEYNNVSNRITRNKNYYSNKNYYWITFGGSNGKRMEIQNNLSASPDFTQTSTKAYVYRDEDKQNLMSTGLLYVEDTYTSSAKTKTYTNLLNEFIPDSSINYTFQFVNGAAKQNLLTIDENSTRILSRLIPGPSTDATYTYGTAFRSFATFQGNLPENRSVLKFTFTPGEISDKGHLDYFEIEYHKNLTATDNELLFFSKQVNGNIKYSGNNFSGSDFKVFNLSDFSNTKIVDVSITGGNFEFTSLENSDLVSKYLAVHSSKFRKPNKGIKETNSNIRGELLGVKNIIISPIIFKDQAERLKNYRESEAQFPISSEVFYIENIYKEFSGGLLDPTSIRDFLKYAFENWQIKPEYVLLFGDGDYDYLNIEEIGKNFIPTYQQLESMYEIDSYPYDDFYSRISGNDIKADLGVGRLSVTNLNEAKIVVDKIISYETDQNEGLWRNRITLLGDDGWAGYNNITNKDDDDGSLHTNQSEKLAKQFIPNNFDRKKIYLSNFQTVRTGIGRRKPTCNTEIINAINNGTIILNYFGHGSPNVWADEQVFERAVSIPQLKNKELFFLTAATCDFGKYDDPNLQSATEEMILMENFGMIGGISAVRPVYSGDNYALTTTFYKYMLGLKDSIGLPIRIGKAYYKLKNDRSGDNDERFHLFCDPALRLNIPKLPLKITSVNNSNLVQPINISALSSVNISGKVLNADSAISNFNGEAIITVFDSKRTIHLEDINYNMEDQGGVIFRGRASVNNGEFSTSFTVPKDISYENKNGKISAYFFNDEFDGIGYTENIIIGGTDTTNSNDGKGPDIEILYDDELENSYLVNPNFKLRVKLFDETGLNTTGTGIGHKLEAILNNDEQNSIDLTNYFIGDLNSGGKSGEVNYNFSSLEPGEYKIKINAWDVFNNFSFEENSFTVVDGDKLAIREVYNYPNPFSSNTLFTFQHNLSDAVNVKIKIYTVAGRVIKEINASNVEDKFVKLEWDGKDEDNNKIGNGTYLYKLIVESIDGEYTENILGKLAVIR; encoded by the coding sequence GTGAACAAATACTTTTTAATAGGTTTCCTATTTTTTTATTCTTTTGTTTCCGCCCAAGATGATTTTAAAATTTTATCATCATCAACTAATTCCTTAATAATTGAATACACACCGATTTACGAAGATACATCACTTTCGTATTTCAATTCCGAAATGTATAGAAATTCAGAAATTCGAAATTGCTTTAAAAAAGAAACAATTCAAGGAATGCCTCAAGTTCCCATTAGAGTTTTTAATATTGGTGTTCCACAAGAATTTGGAAACAATTTACGAGTTTTGAAATCAGATTATAAAATTTTGCATGGAAATTTGAAACCACTTCCGAATATTAAAAAGATAAGTGGATTTCCAGAATTATCATATATAAAATCTACCGATTATATTAATTATAAATATCCTGAATTAGTTTCATTTGGTGAATTTGGTAAAATCCGAGAAGCTCAAGTTCAAGATATAATTGTAAATCCGGTTTTATTTGATCCGGTAAATTCTGAAATAAAATTCTACACAAAAGTTATTTTCCAAATTGATTTTGCAAATTCTTCAAATCAGAACAGAAACAAAATTTCGGAATTTGCAGCAGATTTAATTATTAATAAGGAAGTTGCAAAACACTGGGGAAGCGAAAAAAAACTTTCAAAAGTATCTGCACAAAATTCTGTTCTTGCACAAGGTGATTGGTATAAATTTGAAATTACCGAAGAAGGAATTTACAAAATCGATAAAACTTATTTAACTGAATTAGGAATTTCTGTAAATTCAATTGATCCAAGAACAATAAAGATTTACAATAACGGCGGTTATATTTTACCTTGGAGTGTTTCTTCTTCAAGACCACAGGATTTAGTTGAAAATGCAATTTATATTTCCGGCGAAGAAGACGGTACTTTTGGAGATAGTGATTACATTTTATTTTACGGGAGAGGTGTAAATTTCTGGGAATACAATAATGTATCTAATAGAATAACAAGAAATAAAAATTATTATTCAAATAAAAATTATTATTGGATTACGTTCGGCGGATCTAACGGTAAAAGAATGGAAATACAAAATAATTTATCTGCATCGCCAGATTTTACTCAAACATCAACAAAAGCTTATGTTTATAGAGATGAAGACAAACAAAATTTAATGAGTACTGGATTATTGTATGTTGAAGATACTTATACTTCTTCGGCAAAAACAAAAACTTATACAAATTTATTAAATGAATTTATTCCGGATAGTTCAATCAATTACACTTTTCAATTTGTGAACGGAGCAGCAAAACAGAATTTACTTACAATTGATGAAAATTCCACAAGAATTTTATCAAGATTAATTCCCGGACCATCAACAGATGCTACTTACACTTATGGAACTGCTTTCCGAAGTTTTGCTACTTTTCAGGGGAATTTACCGGAAAATAGATCTGTCCTAAAATTTACTTTTACTCCGGGTGAAATTTCTGATAAAGGACATTTAGATTATTTTGAAATTGAATATCACAAAAATTTAACTGCAACTGATAATGAACTATTGTTTTTTTCAAAACAAGTAAATGGAAATATTAAATATAGTGGAAATAATTTTAGTGGAAGTGATTTTAAAGTTTTCAATTTAAGTGATTTTTCTAATACTAAAATTGTTGATGTATCGATTACCGGCGGAAATTTTGAATTCACGAGTTTGGAAAATTCTGACTTGGTTTCAAAATATTTAGCTGTTCATTCAAGCAAATTTAGAAAACCAAATAAGGGAATTAAGGAAACAAATTCGAATATTAGAGGAGAACTTTTAGGAGTAAAAAATATAATTATTTCTCCGATCATATTTAAAGATCAAGCTGAAAGATTAAAAAATTATAGAGAGAGTGAAGCTCAATTTCCAATTTCTTCTGAAGTCTTTTACATCGAAAATATTTATAAAGAATTTTCCGGAGGATTACTTGATCCAACTTCAATTCGAGATTTTTTAAAATATGCGTTTGAAAATTGGCAGATAAAACCGGAATATGTTTTACTCTTTGGAGATGGTGATTATGATTATTTAAACATTGAAGAAATCGGTAAAAATTTTATTCCAACTTATCAACAACTTGAATCTATGTACGAAATTGATTCCTATCCTTATGATGATTTTTATTCAAGAATTTCTGGAAATGATATAAAAGCTGATTTAGGAGTTGGAAGATTAAGTGTAACTAATCTAAACGAAGCAAAAATTGTTGTTGATAAAATTATTAGTTATGAAACTGATCAAAATGAAGGTCTATGGCGAAACAGAATTACCCTTTTAGGAGATGATGGATGGGCAGGTTATAATAATATAACCAATAAAGATGATGATGATGGAAGTTTGCACACAAATCAATCTGAAAAACTTGCAAAACAATTTATTCCAAACAATTTTGATAGAAAAAAAATTTACTTATCAAATTTTCAAACAGTAAGAACAGGTATTGGAAGAAGAAAGCCGACATGCAATACTGAAATTATAAATGCGATTAATAATGGAACTATAATTTTAAATTACTTCGGACACGGTAGTCCAAACGTTTGGGCAGATGAACAAGTTTTTGAAAGGGCTGTTTCTATTCCTCAACTTAAAAATAAAGAATTGTTTTTCTTAACTGCCGCAACCTGTGACTTTGGAAAATATGATGATCCAAATTTGCAAAGTGCAACAGAAGAAATGATCTTAATGGAAAATTTTGGAATGATTGGAGGAATTTCTGCAGTTAGACCTGTTTATTCAGGTGATAATTATGCATTAACAACTACATTTTATAAATATATGCTGGGATTAAAGGACAGTATAGGCTTACCAATACGAATTGGGAAAGCATATTATAAACTCAAAAATGATAGATCTGGTGATAATGATGAAAGATTTCATTTGTTTTGTGATCCGGCGTTAAGATTAAATATTCCCAAATTACCATTAAAAATTACATCTGTAAATAATTCTAATTTAGTACAGCCGATAAATATTTCTGCTTTAAGTTCTGTGAATATTAGCGGAAAAGTTTTAAATGCAGATTCTGCAATTAGCAATTTTAATGGTGAAGCAATAATAACTGTATTCGATTCTAAAAGAACAATTCATCTTGAAGATATTAATTATAATATGGAAGACCAAGGCGGTGTAATTTTTAGAGGAAGAGCTTCTGTAAATAATGGCGAATTTTCAACAAGTTTTACTGTTCCGAAAGATATTTCATACGAAAATAAAAATGGTAAAATCTCAGCTTATTTTTTTAATGATGAATTTGACGGAATTGGTTACACAGAAAATATAATTATCGGAGGAACCGATACAACAAATTCAAATGACGGAAAAGGTCCAGATATTGAAATATTGTATGATGATGAATTGGAAAATTCGTATTTGGTAAATCCTAATTTTAAGTTGAGAGTAAAACTTTTTGATGAAACTGGATTAAATACAACCGGTACCGGAATTGGTCATAAGCTTGAAGCAATTCTAAATAATGATGAACAAAATTCAATTGATCTCACAAATTATTTTATTGGCGATTTGAATTCTGGAGGAAAATCTGGCGAAGTTAATTATAATTTTTCATCGTTAGAACCCGGAGAATATAAAATAAAAATTAACGCTTGGGATGTTTTCAATAATTTTTCATTCGAGGAAAATAGTTTTACAGTTGTTGATGGAGATAAATTAGCTATTCGTGAAGTTTATAATTATCCAAATCCATTTAGTTCAAATACACTTTTTACATTTCAGCATAATTTAAGTGATGCTGTAAATGTTAAAATTAAAATATATACTGTTGCTGGAAGAGTTATAAAAGAAATAAATGCATCAAATGTTGAAGATAAATTTGTAAAGTTAGAATGGGATGGAAAAGATGAAGATAATAATAAAATTGGAAACGGTACATATTTATATAAACTAATTGTAGAAAGTATAGATGGAGAATACACCGAGAATATTCTTGGAAAATTGGCGGTTATTAGGTAA
- a CDS encoding PorV/PorQ family protein, which produces MKKLIMTLVFLPMLIIFTNKIHAQGEAAVPFLLLAPDSRAGGVGESGGGLADNSAAIFWNPAGIAFLTGSEASITHSKWLPQFGLDDLFYDYLTYRQYVEEIDGSITSSITFMNYGTFIRTGEDSPTELGTFRSFDAALTIGYAAKLHSDWGLGLNFRVIHSRLSDKPTAGEKGEGVSTTVSFDLATMWRPEDLNIPLIGNIGNKFSLGLNLSNVGPKIYYIDQSQADPIPTNFRFGMAFRLMEDDFNSLTLTTDVSKLLVDRADSASERAEFYEAIFTSWMDDDFNTELRDLVTSAGLEYWYGDEDFKFALRTGFFYEDPKFGNRKFVTIGAGIRYDLYGFDFSYITTDLFKDGEQHPLSDTLRFTLSIGWGATTSSIGKGFPRGI; this is translated from the coding sequence ATGAAAAAACTAATAATGACATTGGTATTTTTACCAATGTTAATAATATTTACTAATAAAATTCATGCTCAAGGTGAAGCTGCTGTTCCGTTTTTATTACTTGCTCCGGATTCAAGGGCTGGTGGTGTTGGTGAATCTGGCGGTGGACTTGCAGATAATTCGGCAGCAATTTTTTGGAATCCTGCCGGAATTGCATTTTTAACCGGATCAGAAGCAAGTATAACACATAGTAAATGGCTGCCGCAATTCGGACTTGATGATTTATTCTATGATTATCTAACATACAGACAATATGTGGAAGAAATTGACGGAAGCATTACATCAAGTATAACATTTATGAATTACGGAACTTTCATCAGAACCGGAGAAGATTCACCAACTGAGTTAGGAACTTTTAGATCATTTGATGCAGCTTTAACAATTGGATATGCAGCTAAATTACATTCCGATTGGGGATTAGGTTTAAATTTTAGAGTAATTCATTCAAGATTATCTGATAAACCAACTGCTGGCGAAAAAGGTGAAGGAGTTTCTACAACCGTAAGTTTTGATCTTGCAACAATGTGGAGACCCGAAGATTTAAATATTCCGTTAATTGGAAATATTGGAAATAAATTTAGTTTGGGATTAAACTTAAGTAATGTTGGACCAAAAATATATTACATAGATCAATCGCAAGCAGATCCAATTCCTACAAATTTTAGATTTGGTATGGCATTTAGATTAATGGAAGATGATTTCAATTCTCTTACATTAACTACAGATGTTAGCAAACTTCTTGTTGATAGAGCTGATAGCGCATCCGAAAGAGCAGAATTCTACGAAGCAATTTTTACTTCCTGGATGGATGATGATTTTAACACAGAGTTGAGAGATTTAGTAACTTCTGCCGGATTGGAATATTGGTACGGAGATGAAGATTTTAAATTTGCATTACGAACCGGTTTCTTTTATGAAGATCCTAAATTTGGAAATAGAAAATTTGTTACTATCGGTGCCGGAATTAGATATGATTTATATGGATTTGATTTCAGTTATATTACAACAGATTTATTTAAAGATGGCGAACAACATCCACTTTCCGATACTCTAAGATTTACATTATCAATTGGTTGGGGAGCTACAACATCAAGTATTGGAAAAGGATTTCCGCGGGGAATTTAA
- a CDS encoding T9SS type A sorting domain-containing protein, with translation MNFKYFSIFLLFSLGSISAQTFFPKISALQKNVTNDAAQSINILAVMVEFQPDKFELTYGDGTFGSIYTQNYGNSIIDPLPHDKNYFEDHLKFAQNYFNKISNGNVDVNFNVIPEIVKVSKFMRDYSPEEDGSFKVLGDFATEVWNLTNQQNPDLDFSQYNLFMIFHAGVGKDISTSNLLGEPRDLPSIYISLNSLKDFYGNNFDGITLSNGFKITNTAILPETESREESGIGGTVLIELSINGLIVSNIASYLGLPDLFDAETGKSAIGRFGLMDGQSLFAFGGLFPPEPSAWEKVFLGWEEPITFDFDKPSINVVTRLAYALNREHYKVVKIPINSTEYYLIENRQRDANKDGAKITYKTDGLIRTITFDKDLDNFNNYIIDTLRGVVIDVDEFDWATPGNGILIWHIDEKIINENLSTNRINVGENRGVDLEEADGIQDIGEEFQTIFGDIVIAEGDSSDFWFASNPSKLYKNIFSSDTKPNTKTNSGANSLITISNFADFGNEMTFSLNFGSDKVDLISRMENFGEHTNLKITKKNPSKTFTVQENGLVINFGSLFIPNFSDVDFALVENRVGEYVVGSKDSLLNIFYYEIEKNNESINIEEKCTSPIVVNQINENESVILVGLANGAIKTYRNNIAINSAPILEETLQMFDSEITQIAILENQIAAISKNKFKFSNENEISFPTDIKNFVLTKNKSNKFTVIILTSENSLYSFVKGEQTSEKIYSSENGIDGIAVCDLRKTGENYIVFNSGNQIQAINFLGTQAENFPYQNNSTNNFVGIPNVADINNDENADIISLNDNGDIYAISGTDGKIISEFPLSTGGEISRLNTIIKRENDLLLSATSSKNEIFYWSINSSGNVLWRSKYGDNLNNSSINSASTENHISEFFPKNKTYNWPNPVYGNETFIRTYVSEDSKVKVKIFDLAGDFVDEFNFNAVGGLDSEYSWNVTNIQSGAYLAHLEVTSNSGKSENKIIKIAIVK, from the coding sequence ATGAATTTCAAATATTTTTCTATTTTTCTGCTATTTAGTTTGGGTAGTATTTCTGCCCAAACTTTTTTCCCAAAAATTTCCGCACTTCAAAAAAATGTTACTAATGATGCTGCTCAATCAATTAATATTTTAGCTGTAATGGTTGAGTTTCAGCCGGATAAATTTGAATTAACTTATGGCGACGGAACATTCGGATCAATTTATACTCAGAATTATGGAAATTCTATTATTGATCCTTTGCCGCATGATAAAAATTATTTTGAAGATCATTTAAAATTTGCGCAAAATTATTTTAATAAAATCTCGAACGGAAATGTTGATGTAAACTTTAATGTAATTCCGGAAATTGTTAAGGTTTCTAAATTTATGAGAGATTATTCTCCCGAAGAAGATGGAAGTTTTAAAGTTTTGGGAGATTTTGCAACTGAAGTTTGGAATTTAACTAATCAGCAAAATCCCGATTTGGATTTTTCTCAATATAATTTATTTATGATTTTTCATGCCGGAGTTGGGAAAGATATTTCAACTTCAAATTTACTAGGTGAGCCAAGAGATTTACCATCAATTTATATTAGTCTTAATTCTTTAAAAGATTTTTATGGAAATAATTTTGATGGAATAACTTTATCAAATGGATTTAAAATTACAAATACAGCAATTTTACCGGAAACTGAATCAAGAGAAGAAAGTGGAATTGGCGGAACAGTTTTAATAGAACTTTCTATAAATGGTTTAATAGTTTCTAACATTGCAAGTTATTTAGGATTGCCGGACTTATTTGATGCCGAAACCGGAAAAAGTGCAATTGGCAGATTTGGTTTGATGGATGGACAATCGCTATTTGCTTTTGGCGGATTGTTCCCGCCAGAACCATCTGCTTGGGAAAAAGTTTTTTTAGGATGGGAAGAACCAATAACTTTTGATTTTGATAAACCAAGTATAAATGTTGTAACTCGTCTCGCTTATGCATTGAATCGTGAACATTATAAAGTTGTTAAAATTCCAATTAACTCTACAGAATATTATTTGATTGAAAATAGACAACGTGATGCAAACAAAGATGGTGCAAAAATTACATATAAAACAGATGGACTAATTAGAACAATTACTTTTGATAAAGATTTAGATAATTTCAATAACTACATAATTGATACATTGCGCGGAGTTGTAATTGATGTTGATGAATTTGATTGGGCAACGCCGGGTAATGGAATTCTAATTTGGCATATCGATGAAAAAATTATAAATGAAAATTTATCTACAAACAGAATTAACGTTGGAGAAAATCGCGGTGTTGATTTGGAAGAAGCAGATGGAATACAAGATATCGGCGAAGAATTTCAAACAATTTTTGGAGATATTGTAATTGCCGAAGGTGATTCAAGCGATTTTTGGTTTGCAAGCAATCCTTCAAAATTATATAAAAATATTTTTTCTTCTGATACAAAACCAAATACTAAAACAAACAGTGGTGCAAACAGCTTAATTACAATTTCCAATTTTGCCGATTTTGGAAATGAAATGACTTTTAGCCTAAATTTTGGTTCTGATAAAGTTGATCTTATAAGCAGAATGGAAAATTTTGGTGAACATACAAATTTAAAAATTACCAAAAAAAATCCATCAAAAACTTTTACCGTTCAAGAAAATGGATTGGTTATTAATTTCGGAAGTTTATTTATTCCAAATTTTTCTGATGTTGATTTTGCACTTGTTGAAAATAGAGTTGGTGAATATGTAGTTGGTTCAAAAGATAGTTTGCTAAATATTTTTTATTACGAAATTGAAAAAAATAATGAGAGTATAAATATTGAGGAAAAATGTACTTCACCAATTGTTGTTAATCAAATAAATGAAAATGAAAGCGTAATTTTAGTTGGACTTGCAAATGGAGCAATCAAAACTTACAGGAATAATATTGCAATAAATTCCGCTCCAATCTTAGAAGAAACACTACAAATGTTTGATTCTGAAATAACGCAAATTGCAATTCTTGAAAATCAAATTGCGGCAATCAGCAAAAACAAATTCAAATTTTCAAATGAGAATGAAATTAGCTTTCCAACAGATATTAAAAATTTTGTACTAACAAAAAATAAATCAAATAAGTTTACAGTAATTATTTTAACTTCAGAAAATTCCTTATATTCTTTCGTAAAAGGAGAGCAAACTTCAGAAAAAATTTATTCAAGTGAAAATGGAATTGATGGAATTGCAGTTTGTGATTTGCGAAAAACCGGCGAAAATTATATTGTGTTTAATTCCGGAAATCAAATTCAAGCAATAAATTTTTTGGGAACTCAAGCAGAAAATTTTCCATATCAAAATAATTCAACAAATAATTTTGTTGGAATTCCAAATGTTGCTGATATAAATAATGACGAAAATGCCGATATAATTTCATTAAATGATAATGGCGATATTTATGCAATTTCCGGAACAGACGGAAAAATTATTTCCGAATTTCCTCTTTCTACCGGTGGAGAAATTTCCAGATTAAATACAATTATTAAACGGGAAAATGATTTATTGCTTTCGGCAACTTCATCAAAAAATGAAATTTTTTATTGGAGTATTAACTCAAGCGGAAACGTTCTTTGGAGAAGCAAATATGGTGATAATTTAAATAATTCTTCAATAAATTCTGCATCAACAGAAAATCATATTTCAGAATTTTTTCCTAAAAATAAAACTTATAATTGGCCAAATCCGGTTTATGGAAATGAGACTTTTATAAGAACTTATGTTTCAGAAGATTCAAAAGTTAAAGTGAAAATTTTTGATTTAGCCGGAGATTTTGTCGATGAATTTAATTTTAACGCAGTAGGTGGCCTAGATTCTGAATATTCTTGGAATGTGACAAACATCCAAAGTGGAGCTTACTTAGCACATCTTGAAGTAACTTCAAACAGCGGAAAATCTGAAAATAAAATTATTAAAATAGCTATCGTTAAGTAA